One window of the Thermodesulfomicrobium sp. WS genome contains the following:
- a CDS encoding methyltransferase domain-containing protein, translated as MKKPIITLLIPTKNRYAMLIRMLESVLQAAGRIQWQALVLYADIDDNAQKIPTIFPQTIILDENKFFPKRKPSWPEMMQFLLKKTNSPWFMYASDDIVFMPNAFVYALDMAQKYSGLAGGVAMAYRNASAPLDSPWSQYGIDLTLGDQILINYGLINTNIAKSLGGFDTAYNFYCADGDLCLRILRAGFRIIPCIDAKVFHDDIIDMTKKQNINISEKDIALYKRKWSKIYYEIDKVNRILEVKNQINKEYIIYKMYKDKLYSPGNPLKLHLGCGEKYLDGYINIDYPPKEHAVMRPKADIFADITQLQFPDNTVDEIRLHHVFEHFSRVEALGLLIRWHRWLRVGGKIHIETPDLEGSAKTILSNAPFKHKTAAARHLAGDQTDHWAYHVDHWFPERFAATLSHLGFEDITISQSTWDHPPYLANVTAIAIKTHDIPEEKLLQAADELLWLSIVAPSEMPMYEIWKTQLRNFLAHHPIHAPSISIDDTLQQILPLPADAPPTEEIHDFNQRRRDQWVQAKAATISPGAMVLDVGAGTCPYKEFFSHCHYFSQDFKKYQGIKLGGKTEYGDIDIESDITAIPIQDKSFDVILCTEVLEHVIDPQGALREMIRILKPGGKLLLIAPLGSGVHQAPFHYYGGFTRYFYERVLPSLGMHIVEIIPNGGFFALLAQECARVSWTFEQHHQYHGDRSSAIKKLFHQYLPQYLYAMDKIFKNEDFTTGYFIEAVKK; from the coding sequence ATGAAAAAACCAATTATTACCCTTCTTATTCCAACAAAGAATAGATACGCGATGCTCATACGCATGCTTGAATCTGTACTTCAAGCAGCAGGCCGGATACAGTGGCAAGCACTCGTTTTGTATGCAGATATTGATGATAATGCTCAAAAAATACCAACGATTTTTCCACAAACCATAATTTTAGACGAAAATAAATTTTTTCCAAAGAGAAAGCCGTCTTGGCCAGAGATGATGCAATTTTTATTAAAAAAAACAAATTCTCCATGGTTTATGTATGCATCAGACGACATTGTATTCATGCCAAATGCTTTTGTTTATGCCCTCGATATGGCACAGAAATACTCAGGATTAGCCGGAGGCGTTGCTATGGCATATCGCAACGCAAGCGCTCCACTAGATTCACCATGGTCTCAATATGGAATTGATTTAACACTGGGTGATCAAATCCTCATTAATTACGGACTCATTAATACCAATATAGCAAAATCATTAGGGGGGTTTGACACAGCATATAATTTTTATTGCGCGGATGGAGATCTCTGTCTTCGTATTCTTCGCGCAGGATTTCGCATTATCCCATGTATAGATGCTAAAGTTTTCCACGATGATATAATTGATATGACAAAAAAACAAAATATAAATATATCCGAAAAAGATATTGCTTTATATAAAAGAAAATGGTCGAAAATCTATTACGAAATAGACAAAGTTAATAGAATATTAGAAGTTAAAAATCAAATTAATAAAGAATATATTATATATAAAATGTATAAAGACAAATTGTATTCACCAGGAAATCCTTTAAAACTCCATCTTGGATGCGGAGAAAAATATTTAGATGGATATATCAATATAGATTATCCGCCAAAAGAACATGCTGTTATGCGACCAAAAGCGGATATATTTGCCGATATCACTCAACTCCAATTCCCGGACAACACGGTCGATGAAATTCGTCTCCATCACGTCTTTGAGCACTTCAGTCGTGTAGAAGCGTTAGGATTACTTATCCGTTGGCATCGCTGGCTTCGCGTAGGGGGTAAAATCCACATAGAAACCCCAGATCTCGAAGGTAGCGCAAAGACGATCCTTTCCAACGCGCCCTTCAAGCACAAAACAGCAGCCGCACGCCACTTGGCAGGAGACCAAACAGACCACTGGGCATACCACGTAGACCATTGGTTTCCTGAACGCTTCGCAGCAACCTTGTCCCACTTAGGGTTTGAGGACATTACTATCTCTCAAAGCACCTGGGATCATCCCCCCTACTTAGCCAATGTCACAGCCATCGCCATAAAAACCCACGATATCCCAGAAGAGAAACTTCTCCAGGCCGCCGACGAACTACTCTGGCTGAGTATAGTTGCGCCCTCCGAGATGCCAATGTATGAGATATGGAAAACCCAGCTCCGCAATTTTCTCGCTCACCACCCCATCCATGCTCCAAGTATCTCGATCGACGATACCCTCCAGCAGATTCTCCCCCTGCCTGCTGACGCCCCTCCCACTGAAGAAATCCACGATTTCAATCAACGCCGCCGGGATCAATGGGTGCAGGCCAAGGCAGCCACCATCTCCCCAGGAGCAATGGTTCTCGACGTAGGAGCGGGGACCTGCCCCTATAAAGAGTTCTTTTCCCACTGCCACTATTTTTCCCAAGATTTCAAAAAATACCAAGGCATTAAACTTGGCGGGAAAACAGAATACGGGGATATCGACATTGAAAGCGATATCACTGCGATACCTATTCAAGATAAATCTTTTGATGTAATTCTGTGCACAGAAGTATTAGAACACGTCATAGATCCTCAAGGTGCATTGCGAGAAATGATTCGTATCCTCAAACCAGGTGGAAAACTTTTGTTGATCGCTCCTCTTGGATCCGGAGTACACCAAGCACCATTTCATTATTATGGTGGTTTTACTCGTTACTTCTACGAACGCGTTCTTCCAAGTTTAGGTATGCATATCGTAGAAATTATTCCCAACGGCGGTTTTTTTGCGCTTCTTGCCCAAGAATGTGCTCGTGTTTCCTGGACATTTGAGCAGCACCACCAATATCATGGAGACCGATCCTCGGCTATCAAAAAACTCTTTCACCAATATCTTCCACAATATCTATATGCTATGGACAAAATTTTTAAAAATGAAGATTTTACAACAGGATATTTTATAGAGGCAGTCAAAAAATGA
- a CDS encoding class I SAM-dependent methyltransferase, which yields MSTTLGLIIQWGSDGWTGGPNYLKNIVLAIGTLPPSHRLRMVFFVLPEQIDHLGQYQSILHLADDIRPFVPGVSMDDVDVLYPFPAEDPGVSANPARAFWIPDFQHKYLPHFFSNEDIQWREKYFSYLACQKNAVILSSQSALNDFQKFFFPQCPTYILRFVSSLDDKWIQMDASSTLKKFHINNKYIICCNQFWKHKDHLSLFKAINILKKKNIYINLVCTGSTEDHRDLNYFNSLKEYIEQNNLSQQIQILGLIDRTDQIQLLRASMAVVQPSLFEGWSTVVEDARMFGKTIIYSDIPVHKEQNPPYGISFQAGNPFALAQAIEANLDKLNSTIGTQRELDAIAKNREARIKFGLDISKIVNIIGKKNKDIKIKAIYNIKNTFFAQKQWYHPAIAGSQTFASGLFDINIYKNVCNILNKIQKDDYIIFLNEFIKKGIENFKENWRYADICTVLYHLSKSLDVKNYLEIGVRQGRSMAMVASCCPEVDIVGFDMWIQDYAGMENPGPEFVRDQLLRLNHKGKLNLVSGNSQETVPAYFAANPQQTFDLITVDGDHSPEGATMDIRNVLPRLRIGGAIVFDDIAHPSHPQLINVWQQEVQSRPNMSCFEFTELGYGVAFAIRMH from the coding sequence ATGTCCACTACTCTCGGATTAATCATTCAATGGGGCAGCGATGGCTGGACTGGTGGCCCCAATTATCTCAAAAACATCGTCCTTGCCATAGGAACACTTCCTCCTTCCCACCGTCTGCGTATGGTCTTTTTTGTCCTCCCAGAGCAAATCGATCATCTTGGACAGTATCAAAGCATACTTCATCTTGCAGATGACATCCGTCCTTTTGTCCCTGGTGTATCCATGGATGATGTTGATGTTCTATATCCTTTCCCTGCAGAAGATCCAGGAGTATCTGCAAATCCAGCGCGAGCATTCTGGATACCAGATTTCCAACACAAATACCTTCCTCATTTTTTCTCAAATGAAGATATTCAATGGAGAGAAAAATATTTTTCATATTTAGCATGTCAAAAAAATGCAGTTATTTTAAGCAGCCAATCTGCACTCAACGATTTTCAAAAATTTTTTTTCCCACAATGTCCTACATATATACTTAGATTCGTATCATCATTAGATGATAAATGGATTCAAATGGATGCTTCTTCTACTTTAAAAAAATTTCATATCAATAACAAATACATTATTTGTTGCAACCAGTTTTGGAAACACAAAGATCATCTATCACTATTTAAAGCTATAAATATTCTTAAAAAGAAAAATATTTATATAAATCTCGTATGCACAGGATCAACCGAAGATCATCGAGACCTCAATTACTTTAATTCATTAAAAGAATATATAGAGCAAAATAATCTTTCTCAACAAATTCAAATTCTCGGGCTCATCGATAGGACAGATCAAATACAACTTCTTCGAGCATCTATGGCTGTTGTTCAACCATCTCTTTTTGAAGGTTGGAGCACTGTCGTTGAAGACGCACGAATGTTTGGAAAGACTATTATCTACTCGGATATACCGGTACATAAGGAACAAAATCCTCCATACGGAATTTCCTTTCAGGCGGGCAACCCTTTTGCTCTTGCACAAGCAATAGAAGCAAATCTTGACAAGTTGAATTCAACGATAGGAACTCAACGAGAATTAGATGCTATTGCAAAAAATCGTGAAGCAAGAATAAAATTTGGATTAGATATATCAAAAATAGTAAATATTATAGGTAAAAAAAATAAAGATATCAAAATAAAAGCAATATACAACATAAAAAATACATTTTTTGCACAAAAACAATGGTACCATCCAGCCATTGCAGGATCACAAACATTCGCATCTGGGCTATTTGATATAAATATATATAAAAATGTATGTAATATATTAAATAAAATACAAAAAGATGATTATATAATTTTTTTAAATGAATTTATAAAAAAAGGAATTGAAAATTTCAAAGAAAATTGGAGATATGCAGACATATGTACTGTTTTATACCATTTATCAAAATCTCTTGATGTAAAAAATTACCTGGAGATAGGAGTTCGCCAAGGAAGAAGCATGGCAATGGTTGCTTCTTGCTGTCCAGAAGTAGATATCGTTGGATTTGATATGTGGATTCAAGACTATGCAGGAATGGAAAATCCAGGTCCAGAGTTCGTTCGCGATCAACTACTTCGCCTTAACCATAAGGGAAAACTTAACCTCGTCAGTGGAAACTCTCAAGAAACAGTGCCTGCATATTTTGCAGCCAACCCTCAGCAAACATTTGACCTCATCACCGTAGACGGTGATCACTCTCCTGAAGGAGCAACTATGGATATTCGTAACGTCTTGCCTCGGCTTCGCATCGGAGGTGCAATTGTTTTCGATGACATAGCCCACCCATCCCATCCACAACTTATTAATGTTTGGCAACAGGAAGTACAATCTCGTCCTAATATGAGCTGTTTTGAATTCACAGAACTTGGATATGGTGTGGCCTTTGCTATCCGTATGCACTAG
- a CDS encoding NAD-dependent epimerase/dehydratase family protein has translation MMKKSILITGVNGFIGSNIAKMLISSFRVFGIGRSSKTKNTLEDYKKLELPDINFNKILKKWKPNVVVHCAGYGSVPFSTENPTADFDAGPRLVAHVLDAIRTSGIKADFIFPSSAAVYGNAQCLPITEATPLRPISPYGYHKMHSENIIRQYHELYSQNYLILRIFSCYGEGIRKQLLWDIAQKSQSETIELFGTGDETRDFIHIYDLAQAVKILITNEVKNIAINVASGKQISVRYLAQLLIKQLGKNISLRFNGKIREGDPQYMEADISLLRTQGFFPKLSLEQGVGRFAQWYLMECAQR, from the coding sequence ATGATGAAAAAATCCATATTGATAACTGGAGTTAACGGATTTATAGGATCTAATATAGCAAAAATGCTAATATCTTCATTTCGTGTTTTTGGCATAGGCAGATCTAGTAAAACTAAAAACACACTTGAAGACTATAAAAAGCTAGAACTACCTGACATCAATTTTAATAAAATACTAAAAAAATGGAAACCTAATGTTGTAGTACACTGCGCTGGATACGGGTCTGTTCCATTTTCTACAGAAAACCCTACAGCAGATTTTGATGCTGGCCCCAGATTGGTAGCTCATGTGCTTGATGCTATACGGACATCTGGTATCAAAGCAGACTTCATTTTTCCGTCCAGCGCAGCTGTATATGGAAACGCACAATGCCTTCCCATCACTGAGGCAACTCCGCTCCGTCCCATTTCTCCCTATGGATACCATAAAATGCACAGCGAAAATATCATTCGTCAGTATCATGAATTATATAGTCAGAATTACTTAATTCTACGTATTTTTTCATGTTACGGCGAAGGAATTCGCAAACAACTTTTATGGGATATAGCGCAGAAATCGCAATCTGAAACTATAGAGCTCTTCGGAACCGGAGATGAAACGCGAGACTTTATCCATATATACGATCTTGCACAAGCAGTAAAAATATTGATTACGAACGAAGTCAAAAATATCGCCATAAATGTAGCCTCAGGGAAACAAATATCTGTCCGATATCTTGCTCAATTACTTATCAAACAACTTGGAAAAAATATTTCTCTGCGCTTCAATGGAAAGATTCGAGAAGGAGATCCCCAATACATGGAAGCAGATATTTCACTGTTGCGGACTCAAGGTTTCTTTCCCAAATTATCGCTTGAACAAGGGGTGGGCAGATTCGCCCAGTGGTATCTCATGGAGTGTGCGCAGCGATAA
- a CDS encoding acyltransferase — protein MISSGGYVEIGDYCLFAPRVFVSDADHVYSDIIMPYMDQGATAGKLVIEENCWLGINTVISGNVVVGRGCVIGANSVVTHSIPPFCVVAGAPAHIIKIFDFASNTWIKVHGKEHIQELLESRDKHTVPSREEYALILKKNAKTKKVNPIVGGGYSI, from the coding sequence ATGATCTCTTCCGGAGGATATGTAGAAATAGGTGATTACTGCTTATTCGCACCACGAGTTTTTGTATCTGACGCAGATCATGTATATAGTGACATCATAATGCCATACATGGATCAAGGGGCAACAGCCGGAAAGCTCGTGATAGAGGAAAACTGTTGGCTAGGAATAAATACTGTTATTTCTGGGAATGTCGTCGTAGGGAGGGGGTGTGTTATAGGAGCTAATTCCGTTGTCACTCATAGCATCCCTCCATTTTGCGTTGTCGCAGGCGCTCCAGCACACATCATAAAGATATTTGACTTTGCATCGAACACATGGATTAAGGTTCATGGAAAAGAACACATTCAAGAATTACTCGAATCAAGAGATAAGCATACAGTTCCCTCCCGCGAAGAATACGCTCTTATACTCAAGAAAAATGCAAAAACTAAAAAAGTCAACCCAATTGTTGGCGGCGGATATTCCATATAA
- a CDS encoding glycosyltransferase, with protein MRFLQIHTFYPQHIKSIYSRFKLLHKASFQDQIDVLITDAFGAVHMFAPYMHQVGYESRLVIANCPQAQFQWLKENSSYTLQTDNWIEEITRKQIEEYEPDILYLNDPIGFSGTFVRKLSHKPNLILGWRAATFPHNIDWSGFDVMLSSLRPLLDLAVQRGAKHGELFIPGFPTSIADRIKDIKPSKDIVFIGQYTLNQHAKRGYYLRQIAKTANTKGFKCALHLTGEQNQIPVVLKQHLAPPVYGIEMYKALRQGRIAFDSRADHYIVDPEKNSKIDIGGKDTANMRIFEATGSGVFLLTEHFVNISKYFDIGKEVETFNDRKELIDKLDYYLANPKKREEIAAKGQERCLKDHSMERRVEELDRIIRKHISLKDQNMDPDRNFNKNSMGSLPNKLDT; from the coding sequence ATGCGTTTTCTTCAAATCCATACATTTTACCCACAACATATTAAATCTATTTATTCAAGATTCAAATTACTTCACAAAGCATCTTTTCAAGATCAGATAGATGTATTAATTACCGATGCATTTGGCGCAGTGCATATGTTTGCGCCTTACATGCATCAAGTAGGCTATGAATCTCGCCTTGTCATTGCTAATTGTCCTCAAGCACAATTTCAATGGCTTAAGGAAAATAGCAGTTACACATTACAGACAGATAATTGGATTGAGGAAATTACAAGAAAGCAGATTGAGGAGTATGAGCCGGATATCCTCTATTTGAATGATCCTATTGGGTTTAGCGGCACGTTTGTCCGCAAACTGAGTCATAAGCCTAATCTGATCCTTGGCTGGAGAGCGGCTACATTTCCGCACAATATCGACTGGTCCGGCTTCGACGTCATGCTGTCCAGCCTAAGACCTCTCCTGGATTTGGCTGTGCAACGGGGGGCCAAGCACGGTGAGTTGTTTATCCCTGGCTTTCCTACATCCATTGCCGATCGAATCAAAGATATTAAGCCATCAAAGGACATTGTTTTTATTGGCCAGTATACCCTAAACCAGCATGCCAAGCGAGGATATTATCTCCGGCAAATCGCCAAGACGGCAAATACCAAAGGATTTAAATGCGCACTGCATCTGACAGGAGAGCAGAACCAGATTCCCGTTGTTCTAAAACAGCATCTTGCTCCGCCGGTTTACGGCATCGAAATGTACAAAGCCTTGCGTCAAGGTAGAATTGCCTTTGACTCCAGAGCGGACCATTATATTGTTGATCCTGAAAAGAATTCTAAAATTGATATTGGAGGCAAAGATACCGCTAACATGCGAATTTTCGAGGCAACCGGCAGTGGTGTTTTTTTGCTGACGGAACATTTTGTAAACATTTCGAAATATTTTGACATCGGTAAAGAAGTTGAAACATTCAATGATCGCAAAGAGCTAATTGATAAATTAGATTATTATCTAGCAAATCCTAAAAAAAGAGAAGAAATTGCTGCCAAAGGGCAGGAAAGATGCTTAAAAGACCATTCCATGGAACGTAGAGTTGAGGAACTAGACCGGATCATTCGCAAGCACATTTCCTTGAAGGACCAGAATATGGATCCTGATCGAAATTTCAATAAGAACTCAATGGGTAGTCTCCCGAATAAACTGGACACATAA
- a CDS encoding FkbM family methyltransferase — protein sequence MQTSTHPQIQIIEAHLLLGAKVKIDLTATKIGGAWQGKDPDTGMPRPWDPETLKFFYDQAKSIKSPVILDIGANTGLYCLLPVLNRSIKGYAFEPNPEAYRILKNNIALNALQNNIQTIPIALSDRTGTVKLKIPTTGTDSGLSCIGLPQRFGSWHEISVPMDTLDNVAKWKKISHVDLIKIDTEGCELPVLLGGEELIRSTFPRILLEFDERNTAQFGYHTDEIVKLLTSWGYEFRKISESDAFFYKKNNGQIPKKSDTKAESIDPVEMNYPGTTPDMTLKSSISKPIGSIPAPLPYSHWISLISIIENRLYYRDQSAESLESLTALARGVAPTIIVELGTLCGMSTRAWTLAVPNARIHAVDLSFKAFWKANEHFPVVTSRITFHEQNILSMDFKTLWSDRDRVLFFVDAHDLANVPIMRHVLKNALPHLPKDSLVVVDDIWFSQERLGPNNVEEYFDKFLLGQIDELQCFTGHYAPYHKGGSFMGFREVWPLMEFVNSRGIDLGFVPGGKHVWFPWDKEQHNNQQPARCDHNEREYGVIEYNPLALRANEPLASHILPKVARLYQQGQLQECVRILVDLINKEPSQSACFALAVCQARLGQLDDAYKLAQLARQGGKEGWRANRLADDLEQRVGRPKVRMTGRKGLTIFAVPKAFKGHEAVIQKNAIRSWACLDPKPEIILMGNDFGVREMALEVGARHIPDIATNEFGTPLVDDIFRKAWDAAENDILAYVNADIILMNNFQAAAQKVVEQFPEFLVIGRRWDLPVWEEIDFHSPEWMETLSKDIQENGFLHPETGLDYFIHPRGLWRGMPPFALGRTAWDNWLVKRPFEDEIPIIDGTAFITAVHQDHGYDHCRGGREGAWRGVEALRNRAMAGTVDDTCYVNAAKWLISRGGELRCANPGKSSWQTDEARNTRRDWLMTQSKRMKSKCRHDLAKVYLEIASAT from the coding sequence ATGCAAACTTCGACTCATCCACAGATACAAATAATCGAAGCGCATTTGTTATTAGGTGCAAAAGTGAAAATCGATCTAACTGCCACCAAAATAGGAGGGGCATGGCAAGGCAAGGATCCTGACACAGGCATGCCTCGACCATGGGATCCCGAAACGCTAAAGTTCTTTTATGATCAGGCTAAAAGTATTAAAAGCCCAGTCATACTCGACATCGGAGCGAATACGGGCCTCTATTGCCTGCTTCCAGTACTTAACAGATCGATAAAAGGTTACGCCTTTGAACCAAACCCTGAAGCTTACCGGATATTAAAAAACAACATTGCACTCAATGCACTACAGAATAATATTCAGACAATTCCTATAGCGCTTTCCGACAGAACTGGTACGGTGAAACTTAAAATCCCTACAACGGGGACGGATTCTGGGCTGTCATGCATTGGGCTACCGCAACGATTTGGGAGTTGGCATGAAATATCAGTTCCGATGGATACGTTAGACAACGTTGCAAAATGGAAAAAAATTTCTCACGTTGATCTGATAAAAATCGATACAGAGGGTTGTGAATTGCCGGTTTTGCTTGGCGGCGAGGAGCTTATACGCAGCACTTTTCCCCGGATTCTACTAGAATTCGATGAACGAAATACCGCCCAATTCGGATATCATACCGATGAAATTGTTAAATTACTTACGTCTTGGGGGTATGAGTTTAGAAAAATATCCGAAAGTGATGCCTTCTTCTACAAAAAAAATAATGGACAGATCCCGAAGAAATCGGACACCAAGGCTGAAAGCATCGACCCTGTCGAAATGAACTACCCTGGAACCACGCCAGACATGACTTTGAAAAGTTCGATTTCAAAGCCTATCGGAAGCATTCCTGCACCATTGCCGTATTCCCATTGGATAAGCCTCATTTCCATCATTGAGAACAGGCTCTACTATCGCGATCAATCAGCCGAATCTTTGGAGTCCTTGACCGCGCTTGCCCGGGGAGTCGCCCCCACGATCATCGTCGAACTCGGCACTCTCTGCGGCATGTCCACCAGGGCATGGACATTGGCCGTGCCCAATGCTCGAATACACGCCGTGGATCTCTCATTCAAAGCTTTTTGGAAAGCCAATGAGCACTTCCCGGTGGTTACATCCCGCATCACCTTCCATGAGCAGAACATCCTATCCATGGATTTCAAGACCCTCTGGTCCGACAGGGATCGCGTCCTGTTTTTCGTTGACGCCCACGACCTGGCCAATGTTCCCATCATGCGGCACGTGCTGAAAAACGCGCTCCCCCACCTACCCAAAGACAGCCTTGTGGTTGTTGACGACATCTGGTTTTCCCAGGAGCGGCTTGGGCCGAACAATGTGGAAGAATATTTCGACAAGTTCCTCCTCGGCCAAATCGATGAGCTCCAGTGCTTCACGGGTCACTACGCCCCGTATCACAAGGGGGGCTCCTTCATGGGATTTCGAGAGGTTTGGCCGCTGATGGAGTTCGTCAACTCCCGCGGCATTGATCTCGGTTTTGTTCCTGGGGGCAAGCATGTATGGTTTCCCTGGGACAAAGAACAGCATAATAATCAACAGCCAGCCCGGTGTGACCATAATGAACGAGAATACGGCGTTATCGAATACAACCCCCTGGCATTGAGAGCCAATGAACCCCTAGCCTCCCACATCCTGCCCAAGGTGGCCAGGCTTTATCAGCAAGGGCAACTCCAGGAATGCGTCCGAATCCTGGTCGACCTGATCAACAAGGAACCCAGCCAGTCCGCTTGCTTTGCCCTGGCTGTGTGCCAGGCCCGGCTCGGGCAACTAGATGACGCGTATAAATTGGCGCAACTGGCCCGGCAGGGAGGCAAAGAGGGCTGGCGCGCCAATCGTCTGGCGGATGACCTGGAACAGAGGGTGGGCCGCCCCAAGGTCCGGATGACCGGCCGCAAGGGCCTGACCATATTTGCCGTGCCCAAGGCGTTCAAGGGACACGAGGCCGTAATTCAGAAAAACGCCATTCGCAGCTGGGCCTGCCTTGACCCGAAGCCGGAGATCATCCTGATGGGCAATGATTTTGGGGTCCGGGAAATGGCCCTGGAGGTGGGAGCACGGCATATCCCGGATATTGCCACCAACGAATTCGGCACGCCTCTGGTAGATGATATCTTCAGAAAGGCATGGGACGCAGCAGAAAACGACATCCTGGCCTATGTCAACGCCGACATCATCCTGATGAATAACTTCCAGGCAGCTGCTCAAAAAGTGGTCGAGCAGTTTCCCGAATTTTTGGTCATCGGCCGGAGATGGGACTTGCCTGTCTGGGAGGAGATTGATTTCCATTCACCTGAGTGGATGGAGACGCTCAGCAAAGATATCCAGGAAAATGGCTTCCTGCACCCCGAAACAGGCCTGGACTACTTCATCCACCCCCGCGGCCTTTGGCGTGGTATGCCCCCCTTCGCCCTGGGACGCACGGCCTGGGACAACTGGCTAGTAAAAAGACCTTTTGAAGACGAAATTCCGATCATTGACGGAACAGCCTTCATCACGGCAGTACACCAGGACCATGGGTATGATCACTGCAGGGGCGGCAGAGAGGGGGCATGGAGAGGTGTTGAGGCACTCAGGAACAGGGCCATGGCGGGAACTGTTGACGATACTTGCTATGTGAATGCGGCAAAGTGGTTGATTTCCCGTGGAGGAGAGTTGAGATGTGCGAATCCGGGTAAATCTTCTTGGCAGACCGACGAAGCAAGGAATACCCGACGTGACTGGCTTATGACTCAGTCCAAAAGAATGAAATCCAAATGCCGTCATGATCTAGCAAAAGTCTATCTTGAGATTGCTTCCGCAACGTGA
- a CDS encoding class I SAM-dependent methyltransferase, which produces MESALRQFAGKSIEDVRAYWNARPCNIRHSTKPLGTREYFDEVESRKYFVEPHIPRFAEFERWKGKKVLEIGCGIGTDTMNFARAGAMVTAVDLSDESLQVARKRAEVLGLQSSITFIQANAERLSEYVPVETYDLVYSFGVIHHTPHPENVIREIHKYMGSQSELKIMVYNRYSWKVLWILLKYGKGAFWKLDELVAKYSEAQTGCPVTYTYSRKSVKDLLHGFTVTRIIVDHIFPYSIQQYKQHKYKKVWYFAVLPKLVFRILEKTAGWHMCINAKLDKE; this is translated from the coding sequence ATGGAATCTGCTTTGCGCCAATTCGCGGGAAAAAGCATTGAAGACGTCCGCGCCTACTGGAATGCCCGACCCTGCAATATCCGGCACTCCACCAAGCCTTTGGGGACTCGGGAATATTTCGATGAAGTGGAATCCAGAAAGTATTTTGTCGAGCCGCACATTCCACGCTTCGCGGAATTCGAACGCTGGAAGGGCAAAAAGGTGCTGGAGATCGGCTGCGGCATCGGCACGGACACCATGAACTTCGCCCGGGCCGGGGCCATGGTGACGGCGGTGGATCTGTCGGACGAATCGTTACAAGTGGCGCGCAAACGGGCCGAAGTCCTCGGACTGCAGAGCAGCATCACCTTTATCCAGGCCAACGCCGAACGCCTCTCCGAATACGTACCAGTAGAGACCTACGACCTCGTCTATTCCTTCGGCGTCATCCACCATACGCCCCATCCCGAAAACGTGATCCGTGAAATCCACAAGTACATGGGCTCGCAAAGCGAACTCAAAATAATGGTCTACAACCGATACTCATGGAAGGTACTGTGGATATTGTTGAAATATGGCAAGGGCGCATTCTGGAAGCTTGATGAGCTGGTGGCCAAATACTCCGAGGCTCAAACCGGATGCCCAGTGACCTATACCTACTCACGCAAGAGCGTGAAGGATCTCTTGCATGGGTTTACAGTCACAAGAATAATTGTGGACCATATATTTCCATACTCTATTCAGCAGTACAAACAACATAAATATAAAAAAGTCTGGTACTTCGCCGTTCTGCCAAAACTTGTATTCCGCATATTGGAAAAAACAGCTGGCTGGCACATGTGTATAAATGCAAAGCTTGACAAAGAATAA